A segment of the Pseudomonadota bacterium genome:
ATCAAGAACGTGCGCCGGGATTGTTGGTTCCCGGCCCGCCTGCAGGGTATCGATCATTGCCAGCAACTGCCGGACCGCAAGCTGCTGCCCGGCTTCCCATTTTGCAAAGGGGTCGGGATCGGCAGCAAAGAGAAGCGCCAGATCGCCGTCGGCATAGTCGTAGTTCATGATCACCGGGGCGCTGAAATCCCGCAGCAATGAAGGGACCGGTCTCCCGGAAATTCCGGTAAAGACAAAATTTTCCTGCCGGTCGTGAATCTCCAGAAGAAGCGAGGTTCCCCCGCTTGTTGGTGCGCCGGCAAGATGCAGTTCCATCTCCCTGCCCTGCCGGTCGAGCAGACCGACCCGGAGCGGAATATGCAACGGGTCTTTGTGGGGTTGGCCTGGAGTGGGCGGGCAGCTCTGGTGAACGTTCAGGGTAAATGTTTGCCCCTCCGGATCATATTCGCCGCTGATATCAAGCCGGGGCGTTCCTCCCTGGTCGTACCAGCGCATGAAATGTCCGAGCTCACGGCCACCCGCTTCAGCCATCGCCGCGACAAAATCTTCCACCGTGGCAGCACTGCCGTCGTGCCGCGCAAGGTAGAGATTGAGCCCTTTGCGGAAGTTTTCCGCCCCCACCAGGGTGTGGACCATCCGGACCAGCTCCGCCCCCTTTTCATAGACGGTCAGGGTGTAGAAATTGTTGATCTCAATGTACGATCCGGTCCTAACCGCGTGCGCCATCGGCCCGTTGTCTTCAGGGAACTGGCGGCTGCGGAGCATCTGGACGTCGGTGATTCTCTTGACCGGCCGGGAAGTCATGTCGGCGGAAAACTCCTGGTCGCGGAAGACGGTCAGACCCTCCTTGAGGCTCAGCTGAAACCAGTCGCGGCAGGTCACCCGGTTGCCGGTCCAGTTATGGAAATACTCGTGGGCGATCACCGCCTCGATCGCTTCATAATCGGCGTCCGTTGCCAGCTCCGGACTCGCCAGGACATATTTGGAGTTGAAGACGTTGAGCCCCTTGTTCTCCATAGCCCCCATATTGAAATCATCGGCCGCCACGACCATATACTGGTCCAGATCATATTCGAGTCCGAAGGTCTTCTCGTCCCAGGCAAAGGCCTTCTGCAGCGAGGCCAGGGCATGGCCGCAGCGCTCCCGGTTGTGCGCCTCAACGTAAAACTGCAGCGCCACTTTCCGGCCGGACATGGTGGTGAAATGATCTTCGATCAGCACCAGATCGCCCGCCACCAGGGCAAACAGATAGCTCGGTTTCGGGTAAGGATCGTGCCAGACGGCAAAGTGCCGGCCATCGGGCATCTCTCCCTTTTCCACGAGATTGCCGTTGGCGAGCATCACCGGATATCTCGCCGGATCCCCGATCAGGGTCACCGTGAAGGTGGCGAGCACATCGGGCCGGTCAAGATACCAGGTGATCCGGCGGAAACCCTCCGCCTCACACTGGGTGCAAAGCTTCGTTCCGGATCGGTAGAGCCCTTCCAGAGCGGTATTTTTCTCGGGATACACCCGATTCTGCTGTTCCAGGACAAACTCGGCCGGGGGTGAATAAATAGTCAGCTTCTCATCGGCGACCAGATATTCATCCTCCCCGAGCAGCGTGCCGTTTATGGCAAGATCCACCGGGATGATTTCCCGACCATTCAGCTGGAGGTCCGGGATGTCCGGGCCGGCAGCAGCAGGATTTCGCGAAACATGGAGCCGCGACCGGACCAGGGTGCATGCATCGCCCAGCTCAAAAACCAGCTCAACTTTGCTGATCAGGAATGGTGGTTTTCTATAGTCTGCCAGATAAACCGGCTGATGTTCAGGAACCGACATTGCCTTTCCCCGCGAAGGCGGCGACATCGGTCTGCCTTCGGCTGACTACCGGAATCAGCAGTTCCTGCGAAGGCTTGAGCCCGTTTGGC
Coding sequences within it:
- the pepN gene encoding aminopeptidase N codes for the protein MSVPEHQPVYLADYRKPPFLISKVELVFELGDACTLVRSRLHVSRNPAAAGPDIPDLQLNGREIIPVDLAINGTLLGEDEYLVADEKLTIYSPPAEFVLEQQNRVYPEKNTALEGLYRSGTKLCTQCEAEGFRRITWYLDRPDVLATFTVTLIGDPARYPVMLANGNLVEKGEMPDGRHFAVWHDPYPKPSYLFALVAGDLVLIEDHFTTMSGRKVALQFYVEAHNRERCGHALASLQKAFAWDEKTFGLEYDLDQYMVVAADDFNMGAMENKGLNVFNSKYVLASPELATDADYEAIEAVIAHEYFHNWTGNRVTCRDWFQLSLKEGLTVFRDQEFSADMTSRPVKRITDVQMLRSRQFPEDNGPMAHAVRTGSYIEINNFYTLTVYEKGAELVRMVHTLVGAENFRKGLNLYLARHDGSAATVEDFVAAMAEAGGRELGHFMRWYDQGGTPRLDISGEYDPEGQTFTLNVHQSCPPTPGQPHKDPLHIPLRVGLLDRQGREMELHLAGAPTSGGTSLLLEIHDRQENFVFTGISGRPVPSLLRDFSAPVIMNYDYADGDLALLFAADPDPFAKWEAGQQLAVRQLLAMIDTLQAGREPTIPAHVLDSFGAILAACNELDPPFLALLLALPSEEYLAERMEVVDVEAIHQARKIFRVSIARRFRSEFLAMYKKFRCTEPYRYDPVLAGERQLKNTCLAYLCALGEEFEELCSSQYYQSDNMTDRLVALRLAVHGEFAAGGELVRDFEQRWGKEPLVMDKWLAIQATAPQPGTLQKVRGLMEHPAFSMKNPNRVRALLGAFAMSNPLSFNAADGAGYAFMAEQIMALDTLNPQIAARMAGSFSRMRRFDRLRQELMQNQLKKIRACADISKDLCEVVAKILDN